Proteins encoded in a region of the Flavobacterium sp. MDT1-60 genome:
- a CDS encoding protein-L-isoaspartate(D-aspartate) O-methyltransferase, whose product MKDTAKHQGLRNQLVSTLEQKGITDRAVLDAIKKIPRHLFLNSSFEDYAYQDKAFPIGAGQTISQPYTVAFQSQLLEVKKDHKILEIGTGSGYQTAVLFMLGAKVYSIERQNELFKATSNLFPKLNIRPKHLSFGDGYKGLPNHAPFDSIIVTAGAPFIPQPLMAQLKIGGRLVIPLGEDVQIMTLLIRKNETQFEKHEFGEFRFVPLLEDKN is encoded by the coding sequence TTGAAAGACACTGCCAAACATCAAGGACTTCGTAATCAATTAGTAAGCACTTTAGAGCAAAAAGGGATTACTGACAGAGCGGTCCTGGATGCGATAAAAAAAATCCCAAGACACCTTTTTTTGAATTCAAGTTTTGAAGATTACGCTTATCAGGATAAGGCATTTCCTATTGGAGCCGGACAAACTATTTCACAGCCTTATACAGTTGCTTTTCAATCCCAGTTGTTAGAAGTTAAAAAAGATCACAAAATTTTAGAAATTGGAACAGGCTCCGGTTATCAAACCGCTGTTTTGTTTATGCTTGGTGCTAAAGTTTATAGTATTGAAAGACAAAACGAATTATTTAAAGCCACTTCAAATTTATTTCCGAAGCTAAATATCCGTCCAAAACATCTTTCTTTTGGAGATGGTTATAAAGGTTTGCCAAATCATGCTCCATTTGACAGTATTATTGTTACGGCAGGTGCTCCGTTTATCCCTCAGCCTTTAATGGCGCAGTTAAAAATAGGAGGCAGGCTGGTTATTCCGCTAGGTGAAGATGTTCAGATTATGACCTTATTAATTCGTAAAAATGAAACTCAATTTGAAAAACATGAGTTTGGAGAGTTTAGATTTGTTCCTTTATTAGAAGATAAAAATTAA
- a CDS encoding lipoprotein → MKKYLVFLIAVLTLSGCGSNTSIVNSWRDPDVTVAQEHFKKVLVVALVKDEASRRITENRIAASNQIFKTSYQYLNESTKQLTQEQKLKILQDENFDGVVTMRLVSTDKETNYVPGTYTGMYYGGFDGAYTGMYGYGFGNWYGMYSPNFYDPGYYQETTSYMVETNIFSLKQNKLIWTGTTKSEYVTDLGQTVDAIMQAVVGEMKKDGSLPK, encoded by the coding sequence ATGAAAAAGTACTTAGTTTTCTTAATCGCCGTACTGACACTTTCAGGTTGTGGCAGTAATACATCAATTGTAAATAGCTGGAGAGATCCAGATGTAACTGTTGCACAGGAGCACTTTAAAAAAGTCTTAGTTGTTGCTTTAGTAAAAGATGAAGCTTCCAGAAGAATTACAGAAAATAGGATTGCAGCCAGTAATCAAATATTTAAAACTTCTTATCAATATTTAAACGAAAGCACTAAACAACTTACCCAGGAACAAAAATTAAAAATTTTACAAGATGAAAATTTTGATGGCGTTGTTACGATGCGTTTAGTAAGTACTGATAAAGAGACAAACTACGTTCCAGGAACTTATACTGGAATGTATTATGGAGGATTTGATGGCGCATATACAGGAATGTATGGATATGGATTTGGTAACTGGTACGGAATGTATTCCCCAAATTTCTACGATCCGGGCTATTATCAGGAAACTACATCTTATATGGTAGAAACTAATATTTTTTCCTTAAAACAAAACAAATTAATCTGGACAGGAACGACAAAATCTGAATATGTTACGGATTTGGGACAAACTGTAGACGCCATTATGCAAGCCGTAGTTGGCGAAATGAAAAAAGACGGATCATTACCAAAATAA
- a CDS encoding DUF3575 domain-containing protein, with protein sequence MKKILILFVLFSSVQSQSQTYLKFNAATALFAIPNVGIETSIGEKTTFSVDVMASFWESVNGHNPMKFVTLTPEIRYHFKEKYNGFYVGGHIGGDVYDIQKWNYWDSNRYEHGFGYRLGVTIGYNIKLNDKFLLDIFAGGGWHQGFYHGYYNDGTPGRYEKAENWNKSGEWLPYRGGVMLSYKLN encoded by the coding sequence ATGAAAAAAATACTTATCCTTTTTGTTCTTTTCTCTTCTGTTCAAAGTCAAAGTCAAACTTACTTAAAATTTAATGCTGCAACTGCTTTATTTGCTATTCCAAATGTAGGTATAGAAACAAGTATTGGAGAAAAAACTACTTTTAGCGTTGATGTTATGGCATCTTTCTGGGAATCTGTAAATGGTCATAATCCTATGAAATTTGTTACTTTGACCCCTGAAATTCGTTACCATTTTAAAGAAAAATATAATGGTTTTTATGTTGGAGGTCATATTGGTGGTGATGTATATGACATACAAAAGTGGAATTATTGGGATAGCAATAGATATGAACATGGATTTGGATATAGACTAGGGGTTACAATAGGATATAATATCAAATTAAACGATAAATTTTTATTAGATATTTTTGCAGGAGGTGGTTGGCATCAGGGCTTCTATCATGGCTATTATAATGATGGAACTCCAGGTAGATATGAAAAAGCCGAAAATTGGAATAAAAGCGGAGAATGGCTTCCGTACCGTGGCGGTGTAATGCTTTCTTATAAATTGAATTAA
- a CDS encoding helix-turn-helix domain-containing protein has protein sequence MRTLLKNAREQKGFKTREVAQLLGIDQALISKFESGTRKPTKEQISKLSQLLEIDFETLMIAWLKEKILYEIGDEEFALKALLLVEQEIQNNKRHNNAAVLSTVQNILDEIELLRQKIQSFQHFELRRISKIIELEFIFETNRLNGNSLTFQETKAVINDGITIPGKSMQEHLEAVNLHETISYIKDLNQKKIPLNEKEFLTIHNLILKGIKPKNAGKYKNDALVIREMNLFFNWFETQKNNVHPILLASETHLKIMTINPFENATVQMAHLIMNWILLQNDYVFATIEGSEENITQYFAVLAECQKMNNNSHFINYILQIEKANLNRAIQLVSQ, from the coding sequence ATGAGGACACTTCTTAAAAATGCAAGAGAGCAAAAAGGATTTAAAACCCGTGAGGTGGCACAGCTTCTTGGAATCGATCAGGCATTAATAAGTAAATTTGAGTCAGGAACCAGAAAACCTACTAAGGAGCAAATTTCTAAACTTTCTCAACTCTTAGAAATTGACTTTGAAACTTTAATGATTGCCTGGCTTAAAGAAAAAATTCTTTATGAAATTGGCGATGAGGAATTTGCCCTAAAAGCATTATTACTTGTTGAACAGGAAATTCAGAACAATAAAAGACACAATAATGCTGCTGTCTTATCAACCGTTCAAAATATTTTGGATGAAATTGAACTGCTTCGGCAAAAAATCCAATCTTTTCAACATTTTGAATTACGTCGTATTTCCAAAATAATTGAATTAGAATTTATTTTCGAAACCAACCGCTTAAACGGAAACTCATTAACATTTCAGGAAACAAAAGCTGTAATTAATGATGGAATAACAATTCCAGGAAAAAGCATGCAAGAACATCTTGAAGCTGTAAATCTTCACGAAACTATTTCCTATATAAAAGATTTGAATCAGAAAAAAATCCCTTTAAATGAGAAAGAATTCCTGACAATTCATAATTTAATTTTGAAAGGGATTAAGCCAAAAAATGCCGGAAAATACAAAAATGATGCATTAGTAATTCGCGAAATGAATTTGTTTTTTAACTGGTTTGAAACCCAAAAAAACAATGTACACCCCATACTTTTGGCTTCGGAGACGCATTTGAAAATTATGACTATAAATCCCTTTGAAAATGCAACTGTACAAATGGCTCATCTAATCATGAATTGGATTTTACTTCAAAATGACTATGTATTTGCCACCATTGAAGGAAGTGAAGAAAATATCACCCAATATTTCGCTGTTTTAGCGGAATGCCAGAAAATGAATAACAACTCCCATTTTATTAATTATATTCTTCAAATTGAAAAAGCGAATTTAAATCGTGCGATCCAATTGGTTTCACAATAA
- the smpB gene encoding SsrA-binding protein SmpB encodes MLKTVNILNKRARFDYEIIDTYTAGIVLSGTEIKSIRLGKANITESFCEFNNLELFAINTYIEEYSFGNQFNHKSRSERKLLLNKKELKSLHKSVQAKGLTIVPLKLFTNEKGLAKLQIGLCKGKKNYDKRESLKEQDTKRDLDRIKKAYN; translated from the coding sequence ATGTTAAAAACAGTCAATATACTTAATAAGAGAGCTCGTTTCGATTACGAGATAATCGATACTTATACTGCCGGAATTGTTTTATCCGGAACAGAAATCAAATCTATACGCTTAGGGAAGGCTAATATCACTGAAAGCTTTTGTGAATTTAATAATCTTGAGCTTTTTGCAATCAATACTTATATTGAAGAATATTCTTTTGGAAATCAATTCAATCATAAGTCAAGAAGTGAAAGAAAATTACTTTTGAATAAAAAGGAGCTAAAAAGCCTTCATAAAAGTGTACAGGCAAAAGGACTTACTATTGTCCCGCTAAAGTTATTTACAAATGAAAAAGGTCTTGCAAAATTGCAAATAGGCCTTTGTAAAGGAAAGAAAAACTACGACAAACGCGAATCTTTGAAAGAACAAGACACAAAACGTGACTTAGACCGAATTAAAAAAGCTTACAATTAA
- a CDS encoding VF530 family DNA-binding protein: protein MQNQSKDPLHGITLQSILEKLVAYYGFDTLSELIPIKCFTSNPSIKSSLTFLRKTDWARKKVEDLYIKSLSKF from the coding sequence ATGCAAAATCAATCAAAAGATCCTTTACACGGAATTACACTTCAATCAATATTAGAAAAGCTTGTCGCTTATTATGGTTTTGATACATTATCAGAATTAATTCCGATAAAATGTTTTACTTCAAATCCAAGTATAAAATCCAGCTTGACCTTCTTACGTAAAACAGATTGGGCTCGTAAAAAAGTGGAAGATTTATATATTAAATCGCTTTCTAAATTTTAA
- a CDS encoding GNAT family N-acetyltransferase translates to MLEFNFSPFPIIETERLLLRRITNDDVKEVFELRSNRETMKYIPRPLVKNYEDALEHIAMIEDKIVTNVGINWGITLKDSPKLLGIIGYYRMQPENYRAEIGYMLLPEFHGKGIIPEAVNRLIRYGFDDLKLHSIEAVIDPENLASEKVLQKCGFIKEAHFKESEFYEGRFLDKVIYSLLDK, encoded by the coding sequence ATGTTAGAATTCAATTTTTCTCCATTTCCAATTATAGAAACAGAACGTTTGCTTTTAAGACGAATTACAAATGATGATGTAAAAGAAGTTTTTGAATTACGTTCAAACCGTGAAACAATGAAATATATTCCAAGGCCTTTGGTAAAAAACTATGAAGATGCATTGGAGCATATAGCTATGATAGAAGATAAAATTGTAACGAATGTTGGAATCAATTGGGGTATCACTTTAAAAGATAGCCCAAAATTGTTAGGAATCATAGGCTATTACAGAATGCAGCCTGAAAATTATCGTGCTGAAATAGGCTATATGCTATTGCCTGAATTTCATGGAAAAGGAATTATTCCAGAAGCCGTAAATAGATTAATCAGATATGGTTTTGATGATCTGAAATTACATTCAATTGAAGCGGTAATTGATCCTGAAAATTTAGCTTCAGAAAAAGTATTACAAAAATGTGGTTTTATTAAAGAAGCGCATTTTAAAGAATCTGAATTTTATGAAGGTCGTTTTCTTGATAAGGTAATTTACTCATTACTAGACAAATAA